A DNA window from Vigna unguiculata cultivar IT97K-499-35 chromosome 10, ASM411807v1, whole genome shotgun sequence contains the following coding sequences:
- the LOC114166864 gene encoding remorin-like, translating into MAELQTKAEPASVPAPAAVEPQPPPAETPSLDAADKKAVVAAAPAPAAETKALAVVEKEKEKESEKTPPEPVKKKASGGSLDRDIALAEIEKEKRLSNVKAWEESEKSKAENKAQKQLSAVAAWENSKKAALEAQLRKIEEQLEKKKAEYAEKMKNKIALVHKQAEEKRAMVEAKRGEEILNAEETAAKYRATGTTPKKAFGCF; encoded by the exons ATGGCAGAACTCCAAACCAAGGCTGAACCAGCTTCGGTCCCGGCTCCGGCTGCGGTGGAACCTCAGCCTCCGCCGGCTGAGACGCCGTCACTTGACGCTGCTGACAAGAAAGCGGTGGTGGCAGCGGCGCCTGCTCCGGCAGCGGAAACCAAAGCTCTTGCTGTtgtggagaaggagaaggagaaggagagtgaga AGACCCCACCAGAACCTGTAAAAAAGAAGGCTTCAGGTGGATCCCTTGATAGAG ATATTGCTCTTGCagaaatagagaaagaaaaaaggttgTCTAATGTGAAGGCATGGGAAGAAAGTGAAAAATCCAAAGCAGAGAATAA AGCCCAAAAGCAGCTCTCTGCTGTTGCTGCTTGGGAAAACAGCAAGAAAGCAGCTCTTGAAGCTCAGCTGAGAAAAATTGAG GAACaattagagaaaaagaaagcagAATATgctgaaaaaatgaaaaacaagatAGCCTTAGTTCACAAGCAAGCAGAGGAAAAGAGAGCAATGGTTGAAGCCAAACGTGGGGAAGAAATTCTGAATGCTGAGGAAACAGCTGCAAAATACCGTGCAACTGGAACCACTCCAAAGAAGGCCTTTGGAtgcttttaa
- the LOC114166862 gene encoding transcription factor MYB41-like, with translation MGRKPCCDKMGLKKGPWTAEEDEILVNYINKNGGHGSWRSLPKLAGLLRCGKSCRLRWTNYLRPDIKRGSFTLEEEKLIIQLHGILGNRWAAIASQLPGRTDNEIKNLWNTHLKKRLICMGLDPQTHQPLSSSCNPDGKAHAPSTSTRHMAQWESARLEAEARLSREPYLFTTSNKTDSDYFLRMWNSEVGQSFRGVHKSDNKGSCHSPISLGSLSATTTTDLASNPRSIVKEDLVWGGSKKIASDSSSSSELEEDSCDTSLQLLLDFPINNDMSFLE, from the exons ATGGGAAGAAAACCCTGTTGTGACAAGATGGGTTTGAAGAAGGGTCCTTGGACTGCTGAAGAGGATGAGATTCTTGTCAATTATATCAACAAGAATGGTGGCCATGGAAGTTGGCGTTCTCTTCCCAAGTTAGCAG GTCTTCTTCGTTGTGGCAAGAGTTGTAGGCTAAGATGGACCAACTACCTCAGACCAGATATTAAACGTGGTTCCTTTACTCTTGAGGAAGAAAAACTCATCATACAGCTTCATGGTATCCTTGGAAATAG ATGGGCTGCTATAGCCTCTCAGCTACCAGGAAGAACAGACAATGAGATCAAGAACTTATGGAACACCCATTTGAAAAAACGTCTCATTTGCATGGGCCTTGACCCTCAAACCCACCAGCCACTGTCCTCTTCATGCAACCCTGATGGCAAGGCCCATGCACCCTCCACCTCAACCCGCCACATGGCCCAGTGGGAGAGTGCAAGGCTTGAAGCAGAGGCCAGGCTCTCAAGGGAGCCCTATTTGTTCACCACCTCCAACAAAACTGACTCTGATTACTTCCTCAGAATGTGGAACTCTGAAGTTGGACAATCTTTTCGTGGTGTGCACAAATCAGACAACAAAGGTAGCTGCCACAGTCCCATTTCTCTAGGGTCCTTGTCTGCTACCACCACCACAGATTTGGCTTCCAACCCTAGAAGCATTGTGAAAGAGGATTTGGTGTGGGGTGGTAGCAAGAAAATTGCCTCTGATTCATCAAGCTCCAGTGAACTAGAAGAAGACTCGTGTGACACTTCATTGCAGCTCTTGTTAGACTTCCCTATAAACAATGACATGAGCTTCTTAGAATGA
- the LOC114166998 gene encoding DEAD-box ATP-dependent RNA helicase 8-like yields MNHHHNNRARYPPGMGLGRGGFHPNVGHNPNLNQNPGLNQNQAFQPRPPYQQQPHYVQRHLMQQPQQQQQWLRRDANAVDEVEKTVQSEAVDSSSQDWKARLKIPPADTRYKTEDVTATKGNEFEDYFLKRELLMGIYEKGFERPSPIQEESIPIALTGSDILARAKNGTGKTAAFCIPALEKIDQDNNVIQVVILVPTRELALQTSQVCKELGKHLKIQVMVTTGGTSLKDDIMRLYQPVHLLVGTPGRILDLAKKGVCIMKDCSMLVMDEADKLLSPEFQPSIEQLIHFLPPNRQILMFSATFPVTVKDFKDRYLHKPYVINLMDELTLKGITQYYAFVEERQKVHCLNTLFSKLQINQSIIFCNSVNRVELLAKKITELGYSCFYIHAKMLQDHRNRVFHDFRNGACRNLVCTDLFTRGIDIQAVNVVINFDFPKNSETYLHRVGRSGRFGHLGLAVNLITYEDRFNLYRIEQELGTEIKQIPPQIDQAIYCR; encoded by the exons ATgaaccaccaccacaacaatAGAGCGAGGTACCCTCCCGGAATGGGGCTTGGCCGAGGAGGTTTCCATCCGAACGTGGGCCACAACCCCAACCTCAACCAGAACCCAGGCCTGAACCAGAATCAGGCGTTTCAGCCTCGGCCACCGTACCAGCAACAACCGCATTACGTGCAGAGGCATTTGATGCAACAGccgcagcagcagcagcagtgGCTGAGAAGAGACGCCAATGCCGTCGACGAGGTCGAGAAGACCGTTCAGTCTGAAGCCGTGGATTCGAG TTCGCAAGATTGGAAAGCAAGACTCAAGATTCCACCAGCTGATACACGCTATAAGACTGAG GATGTAACAGCAACAAAAGGAAATGAATTTGAGGATTACTTTTTGAAGCGTGAGCTGCTCATGGGAATATATGAGAAGGGTTTTGAAAGGCCTTCTCCCATCCAAGAAGAAAGCATTCCAATTGCTCTTACTGGCAGTGACATTCTTGCTAGGGCTAAAAATGGAACTGGCAAAACTGCTGCATTTTGCATTCCTGCGTTGGAAAAAATTGACCAAGATAATAATGTTATTCAAG TTGTTATACTGGTCCCAACCCGAGAATTGGCTTTGCAGACTTCTCAAGTGTGTAAAGAACTTGGAAAACACTTGAAAATACAAGTTATGGTTACAACAGGTGGTACCAGCCTGAAAGATGATATAATGCGCTTATATCAACCAGTTCATTTACTAGTTGGAACTCCAGGAAGAATATTAGATCTTGCTAAGAAAGGTGTTTGTATTATGAAAGATTGCTCTATGCTTGTTATGGATGAG GCTGATAAGCTGCTGTCCCCAGAGTTCCAACCTTCTATAGAGCAGCTGATTCATTTTCTTCCTCCAAACCGTCAAATCTTGATGTTTTCAGCTACATTTCCGGTTACTGTAAAGGATTTCAAAGATAGGTATCTTCATAAACCTTATGTCATCAACCTTATGGATGAGCTAACTCTGAAGGGTATTACACAATATTATGCATTTGTGGAAGAGAGGCAGAAAGTCCATTGCCTAAATACTCTATTTTCTAAG CTGCAAATAAACCAGTCTATCATTTTCTGCAACTCGGTGAATCGAGTAGAACTTCTTGCCAAGAAAATCACAGAACTTGGGTATTCATGTTTCTATATTCATGCAAAGATGTTGCAAGACCATCGTAACAGAGTGTTTCATGACTTCCGCAATGGTGCATGCCGAAATCTTGTTTGTACTG ATCTTTTTACTAGAGGAATAGACATTCAGGCAGTTAATGttgttattaattttgattttcccAAGAACTCAGAGACTTATTTGCACAGG GTTGGTCGTTCAGGGAGGTTTGGGCACCTTGGGTTGGCAGTGAATTTGATTACTTACGAGGATCGCTTTAATTT ATATAGGATTGAACAAGAACTTGGAACTGAAATAAAGCAGATTCCACCGCAAATTGATCAGGCAATTTATTGCCGGTAA